In Micropterus dolomieu isolate WLL.071019.BEF.003 ecotype Adirondacks unplaced genomic scaffold, ASM2129224v1 contig_12754, whole genome shotgun sequence, the genomic stretch aaagcgctgtgataTAActattgttgtgatttggcgctatataaataaaactgaattgaagcTAGTCGCGCTCCCAAACCCCCAGCTACTAGCGCTCCCAAACCCCCGGCTAGTCGCGCTCCCAAACCCCCAGCTAGTCGCGCTCCCAAACCCCCGGCGCTCCCAAACCCCCAGTTAGTCGCGCTCCCAAACCCCCGGCGCTCCCAAACCCCCAGCTAGTCGCGCTCCCAAACCCCCAGCTAGTCGCGCTCCCAAACCCCCGGCGCTCCCAAACCCCCGGCGCTCCCAAACCCCCAGCTAGTCGCGCTCCCAAACCCCCAGCTAGTCGCGCTCCCAAACCCCCAGCTAGTCGCGCTCCCAAACCCCCAGCTACTAGCGCTCCCAAACCCCCAGCTACTAGCGCTCCCAAACCCCCAGCTAGTCGCGCTCCCAAACCCGCAGCAGTATCCTGCTCTCTGAGCCTCAGGTGTCAGACGGACTTCATCACAGCCGGGCTGATAAACCGGTGTGACACCAGAACCTGGTCTAGTTTGGAGGTAAAGCTCTGACAGTCAGGGTCTGTCGTCATGGTTTCTGGTTATGTCGGGCCAGCCGGTTGGTCTGTGGATATTGTAACTTGTCGCTAAGGTAACCGCTGCTAactgtagctagttagctcggttagccgtgcagctagcgGTCCTATTAGCTTATCACAGCCCCGGGGGGCAAGAAAACCACCCTGTCCAGTTACACCCTGACTTGAAACTTGAAACCCTGACTTGAAACTGAGTTACGACTTTACCTTTATATACTTGAGTGAAACTTCACGTTACAGCCTGTCTGAAGTTAGCTGCTAACGCTAGCTTCCTCCGGAGGACTCGGCGGACACGCGCCGGCGGCGCAGCCGGGGAGGAGCGCTGATGTGTCGGGGGGAGAGTCCCGCAGCAGCGCTCGGTATCATCACCTGTTTAACTGGAGTTAACGGAGGCTGCGGGTGGAGTTTAGACTCCCACCTGTTGGCGGGCTCCGGCctgtttgtatttataaaaCGAACCCCCTGTTGTGGACCTAAGCCCCGCCCGGCTGTCTTCCTCTCCCCGCTCCTCACGCTAGCATTAGCGCGATGCTAACGGCAGCTAGCCGCCGTCAGGTGGCGTAAAGGTGAGCGTTTTACCTGCGTGCTGCGCGTGAGAGCAGCTGTAGAGTCGCGCGCAGCGAACAGCTTCAGCAGGAAACTACACAGCAGCGCCGGGCCGCACCGGAAACACTTCTTCTTCTGCCGACCCTCGGCTTCCGGCAGGATGCTCGCTGAGGCGCGTCACTGCTGCCGCCACCGGCCGGAACCGGAACTCATCAGTATAGAAATTAAAGCtcatgattattttattaaacatattttatttaaatgtatttaattaaatattttactaaaGATGATTTTATTAACACCTCTaacatcttcttcttctacccCGACACTTATCCTTCATTGATAACTCTGACTTCTCTCCCAGGTATTTACCCCTCTGATGTGCTATTATCTCTTCCtctctcgtgctgtatttgatgctctgctCATGCTTCTATTCTGTGTTCGGTGTCAGACTGCTGTCCAagcccagctccaccaacagacttaaaaactctttGTCCCCCTCATCAGACTGTCCAACAGCTCCTAGTCCTGGCAGGGAGGACAACAGACAAAAGAACTTGTACCTTCATCTGCACTCCATTTGTTTTACTGTGGCTACTGTGTTCTacgttattttaattttaattctattttaatataggtttaatgtatgtatatttcGTATGCTGctggatacttgaatttccctcgggataaataaagtatatatccatctatgttgttcctcagatgtaagtcgctttggataaaagcgtttccaaatgactaaatgtaaatgaagaTCATTTTATTAAAGATTAGTTTTATCTGATGGCCTATAAATATAAGGAAAAAGAGTAAATTGTCCTGATTGGTCATTTTATCCAATCAACAGTTCAAACCCCACAGATATTGATTTTACATTGATATATTTAGTGTATAAAATCTGGCATTTGTGCTAAAAGAAAACTTGAGTGATAAATGATTAATCTATTATGAaatgaatcgtttcagctccATAAATAGCTTTTCCTATGAGTCGGTAGTTAATATTAGTTATGGAAGTACAAAGAAAGACACTTCACAAACAACGAAGCGAGCAACATTTCAcataactatttaaatgtaaacaattAAATTCAATATTACTGCTGAATGTTCCTCATTATTCATGAACACAATCAAATATTCCGCTTTTTtgcttaataataaataaataataactaatgTAAAGGTGCCTTACATCATGTACAGtcggtaataaaaacacacacacatacatcaatAATGAAACATCAATAACCAACAGGAGATAAAATGTCGATGTTGTCGATGCAGGAGAAACACTCCGGTCAGCGGCGAAGGGACAAAGACGAGCAGTTCCTGTTCTGACATCTGCAGGTCAGTACGATTTACCACAATGCTGGGTTCACCAGTGCCCCCTGGTGGCCCCGAGGAGCTCCACGCTtgatctgattggctgtctCAGCGACACACACACGTCAGTGAGGCGACAGACTCCAGTTGAAGAGTGTATAcagacttttaattttaatattttggaatcatacaacataaataaaagttttcatTACAATAATGTTCTCATAAGCACCAGAGCCATACGTCAAAGGGGTCAGTCAAAACCACAACCATACATTACCGGGGTTAGACCGACCCAGAGCCACGTGTACCCGGGGTTAGACCGACCCAGAGCCACGTGTGACCGGGGTCAGACCGACCCAGAGCCACGTGTGACCGGGGTCAGACCGTCCCAGAGCCACGTGTACCCGGGGTCAGACCGACCCAGAGCCACGTGTGACCGGGGTCAGACCGACCCAGAGCCACGTGTGACCGGGGTCAGACCGACCCAGAGCCACGTGTGACCGGGGTCAGACCGACCCAGAGCCACGTGTGACCGGGGTCAGACCGACCCAGAGCCACGTGTACCCGGGGTCAGAACGACCCAGAGTCACACGTACCCGGGGTCAGACCGACCCAGAGCCACGTGTACCTGGGGTTATGTCTGGTCCTGGTCTAACACTAAAATAGCATGATTGTCTCTGTTTTTGTGCTTCACAAGAACGGCGACAACATCGACACTGAGAACAACTGAAGGAATAAATATTCTTCTTCCTGCTTCCTCCtgctttatttacattattaacagCTCGCCTCGACCTCTGTCTGAAACCAAACCAGCAGCCGCTGAGGGGAAAACACAGAAACCACAAGCTGAAGGGGACCAGGTTCAAACTGAAGACCATGTGGTCGGAGCTTTCCGGTCCAGTTAGTTTTTAAATCTGCAGCAGATCaaacaccacagaagaagacagaCGGATGGAGGGGCAGTGACTCTTTATTCATCTCAGACGATGACAAAAGAATCTCAACTCAAGGTCTCCCAGGTCCTCGAGGACTTCTCACCAAACCTGCCACGGCTGAAAGCTCCGGGAGAAACACAAGTAAGGGGAGCTTGAGTTGAGGTTGTTTCGTCAGGATGAGCCCAACACAGATGATGTTCACTCCTCGggatttaaactttatttaggAAATTAGGACTATTTGATTCATCGTTTGGTCGCTCCAGCTTCTGCATCTCCACCTGTGTGTCATCAGAAACCACGTTTCATCAGCAGCGCCGCTACGATACGGCGACATACACAGAATGTTTACCATCGCTTGGCAGCACCGTCTCCTTGTCCCGCTCAAAAAGTGCTGACGTAATCATCCGGATTTTAACCCCTAAAGGTCAAACGTGTTTGATATTATCGGTGACTCTGCCAGCCGTTCGGGAGGTTTGGAACTGGATCCGTAACCACAGAGAAACTGAATATCAGAACTAAAGTCCCAGAACAGATTTCAGTGAACTTTTTTTAAAGGAGAACCTTATGGGAATATccatatataatataatgcctttaaacgctataatatcctctgtggggttcatcagtggtgataaatgaaTCAAAGTAGTTATTTTATGgacgtttagagtcgttaatattttattacactcagcagaagcagcgttcagtgaGATTCAGCAGCAACATGCGGTGAGAACCTGTTTGATCAGCGTGCAGAGCAAAGGATCTGagaaggacctttaagaggtgaacgcatcattcagcagaacagctgatgaaggCTTCCTGCCCAGATCTGCATCCACCTCTGTTCTCAGCACAAACCAGCGTCACCGGCCGCGAGCTGCGGGAACTTCTCGCCAGGCGtccagaaacagctgatcagacgcgagttacaagttcgctaaGTCAGAACTTATTTTTCCACCAGTTTCAAAAACCAGCTCAAGCGAGCGCAAAAACTTTTTTGGGAAATTAAGGATTTCTTTTCCAAATGTTGCCGTTTCCATCGaccttaaattaaaaaatgcagATGGAAACAAGGCTACTGACACTCGTGCCAAACTGCACTATGAGGACCTGGACGGTGACTCATGATGGTCGAAGAGAACGCCGGACGCTTCTCACCCTCAACAGGCGCCGTCCTGGCTACGTAGCGGAAAGGGAGGGGCCACCAACCTGTTTTTAAACCGGCGGGTGAGAAAGCTGCAGCTGTTGCGACTGTAAAAAGCAGAGTGTAATAAAACTGAAGTCCAGATATTTTGGCGGGCTACAGTCACGGTTAAATGTTGGCGATAATGTTCCGCCCGGTTCCAGTTCGCcatcaaagaagaagaagaggtcaAAGGCGCGAGGTGATTTCCAGTTAGCGCACAACAACGGTTTGATTAGAGAAGAAATGTACGCAAGTACACAGTGTACACAGCGTACTGCATGTTAGTGTACTGACGGAAGTATCCGAGTTGAGACACGGCGATGAAAGAAATAAGACGTCTTAGGAagtcagaaaaatataaaaacattctgaagctaacatgctaatctGACTCTACTGCAGGTAGTCAGCTAGTTAGCCaggcatgctaacgttagcagcgGACATTAGAGAAGACGAACACTGATTGGACAGTCGCTGTTTGGGGGAGGGGTTTAGTGAACGAACACTAATCAAAACCTAACCAATCGTTTCTAATTTAAACCCGACGATGATTCTGAGCTCTGATGTCACGCTGCTCTATGACCAATCGGATGTGACGTCGTCGTTTAAAATCTGAAACCATCCTGAAACATAAAGGTACAATATTCACGTGACGCGTCCTCCTGCTGCTGCGAGGACGGGCGTTATATATCCCATCATGCTCTGCAGGAACCGAACCAGCAGGTGTTCCTACTGTTACTGAGCTTTATTCAGAGGCTAACCTGGTGATAAATGTTTTCAGGAAGCGATCCTATAATTAATCTATTTATGCAAATCGTCTACATGTCAGCACGGGTAGTTTCCCTGGTTAACGGGTCAAAAGCTGTCAGCAGGCGCCGGTACTGCGTCTACTTTGTCAGCTCGTTCAGTCCATAAAACACCCCACAGCAATGATCCCAGAATCCTTCCCGTACACGATGCTTCGTCCACGTCCTGCTTCTGCAGGAGCTTCATGTCCAGTCCTCCTGGATCGTTTGTGAAACTTCAGTGTGAACAGGAACCGGATTCTTTCCCCTTTGATCCGGACCGCATGAACCGAACTGCAGGTGTGAAATCTAATAATGAGACCGGGTCACCAGTTTGAAACCCTTTGGCGGGACGCTTTGGGGAGCGGGTCCGGTCCTGGAAGAGGACTTCTGTCTCTGATGACTGACAGGAAGCAAAGAGGCGTTGAGTTCGAGCGCATCGGGACAGATTTCCTCCCGCTTGTCGACACAGTTCAGTTAGATCCCGGGGGCCCGATGCTCCGCTGTGACgttacaaaacaaaatccagGAGCGCAGACGTGTTGAAGCTTCTTTTGGTTCCTTTACTTTCATCAATacgacaaaaacaacaataaaaaaacaggttCAACACAACAGAGAGACACGAGTTCAGGTGTCCGTGCTCGCAGTCAAACAAGGCAGTGCAAAaacatcctcctcctcgtcaCCTTCAGTCAGTAGTGGACCcctctgcctcctcttcctcccgtCTGTGTGCAGCTTCCTctctgagggaggaggaggaggacgagtgTCTCTGGATGAGGCTAAGCAGAGTTGAGATACTCCAGAGCAACTTCATAGCAGAACTTATACTGTTCCTGTGGgggcagaggtcagaggtcagctgaCTGTGTGGTGGTGACAATGAGAATGTGTATTCCTGCGTGTGTGCTAGTTACCAGCAGGTCCACCATGTTGGGTTTGTTGTTTCTCAGAGTTTTAACGGCGTGAAACACGTCGACGCAGCGCTGCTGTCGCAACATCTCACACACAATACTGATGCTGCAGAACACGCCGCTGCGACCTCCCCCGTTCCTGAGGGGGGGCagagaggagtcagagagattACAACCAGACTGCAGTTCCATTttctcaccactagatggagACAAAACACCACTATTCATCCATGTCAGTGTTATATGTACTTATATGTACTGCTGTATCT encodes the following:
- the LOC123966133 gene encoding receptor-type tyrosine-protein phosphatase mu-like, with amino-acid sequence MVQQFQFLGWPMYRDTPVSKRSFLKLVHQVDKWQEEYDGGEGRTVVHCLNGGGRSGVFCSISIVCEMLRQQRCVDVFHAVKTLRNNKPNMVDLLEQYKFCYEVALEYLNSA